From a single Accipiter gentilis chromosome 8, bAccGen1.1, whole genome shotgun sequence genomic region:
- the IPP gene encoding actin-binding protein IPP, translating into MACAAAAKGAGSSFSDRHARLLLAQINRLRVGQSFCDVRLEVGPEAFAVHRLVLAASSPYFAALFAGGMRESGRDVVRIAGVEAGTFHTLLDFIYTGVVSIGEHNVQELIVAADMLQLTEVVELCCEFLKGQIDPLNCIGLFQFSEQIACHDLMEFTESYIHAHFLEVQSGEEFLALTKEQLIKILRSEDLSIEDEYQVFIAAMQWILKDVGKRKKYVVEVLEPVRFPLLPAQRLLKYIESIRDFSLRVALQTLLKEYCEVCKSPKENKVSSFLQASKGRPRRKARKYLYAVGGYTRLQGGRWSDSRALSCVERFDTFSHYWTTVSSLHQARSGLGVAVVGGMVYAIGGEKDSMIFDCTECYDPVTKQWTTVASMNHPRCGLGVCTCYGAIYALGGWVGAEIGNTIERFDPEENSWDVVGSMAVPRYCFGCCEMQGLIYVVGGISNEGVELCSVEVYDPISKRWSELAPMGTRRAYLGVAALNDCIYAVGGWNESQDALATVERYSFEEEKWVEVASMKIPRAGVCVVAVNGFLYASGGRAPSHDFAAPVTSDSVEVYNPHMDSWTEIANMITSRCEGGVAVL; encoded by the exons ATGGCGTGCGCCGCGGCGGCGAAGGGCGCCGGGAGCTCCTTCTCCGACCGGCACGCCCGCCTCCTCCTGGCCCAGATCAACCGGCTGCGGGTCGGGCAGAGCTTCTGCGACGTGCGGCTGGAGGTGGGCCCGGAGGCGTTCGCCGTGCACCGCCTGGTGCTGGCGGCCAGCAGCCCCTACTTCGCGGCGCTCTTCGCGGGTGGCATGAGGGAGTCCGGCCGGGATGTGGTGCGGATCGCGGGCGTCGAGGCGGGCACCTTCCACACGCTCCTCGACTTCATCTACACAG GGGTGGTGAGCATCGGGGAGCACAACGTTCAGGAGCTGATCGTCGCCGCCGACATGCTGCAGCTCACCGAGGTGGTGGAGCTCTGCTGCGAGTTCCTGAAGGGGCAGATCGACCCGCTGAACTGCATCGGCCTTTTCCAGTTCTCCGAGCAGATCGCCTGTCACGACTTGATGGAGTTCACCGAGAGCTACATCCACGCGCACTTCCTGGAGGTGCAGAGCGGGGAGGAGTTCCTGGCGCTGACAAAAGAGCAGCTGATTAAGATCTTGCGAAGCGAGGACCTCAGCATCGAGGACGAGTACCAGGTTTTCATAGCGGCAATGCAATGGATTTTGAAGgatgtggggaaaagaaagaaatacgtCGTAGAAGTGCTGGAGCCTGTGCGATTCCCTCTGCTACCAGCACAAAGGCTATTAAAATACATAGAAA GTATTCGAGATTTCAGCCTTCGGGTGGCCCTGCAAACTCTGTTGAAAGAATATTGTGAAGTCTGTAAATCTCCCAAAGAGAACAAGGTCAGCAGTTTTCTGCAAGCTTCTAAAGGTCGTCCCCGGAGGAAAGCCAGGAAGTACCTTTATGCAGTAG GTGGGTACACCCGACTGCAAGGAGGACGCTGGAGTGACAGCAGAGCCCTCAGCTGCGTGGAGCGATTTGACACCTTCAGCCACTACTGGACCACAGTGTCCTCTCTCCACCAGGCTCGGAGTGGGCTGGGTGTGGCTGTGGTGGGAGGAATGGTCTATGCCATTGGAG GTGAGAAGGACTCAATGATTTTTGACTGTACTGAATGTTATGATCCTGTTACTAAGCAGTGGACCACTGTGGCTTCCATGAACCATCCCCGTTGTGGACTGGGAGTGTGCACGTGCTATGGCGCTATCTATGCTTTGG GAGGCTGGGTTGGAGCAGAGATTGGCAACACAATTGAAAGATTTGATCCTGAAGAAAATAGTTGGGATGTGGTGGGAAGCATGGCTGTGCCCCGTTACTGCTTTGGGTGTTGTGAAATGCAAG GTTTGATTTATGTTGTTGGTGGTATCAGCAATGAAGGAGTAGAGCTGTGTTCTGTTGAAGTCTACGACCCAATATCTAAACGTTGGTCTGAGCTCGCTCCAATGGGCACCCGAAGAGCGTATCTTGGTGTAGCTGCTCTCAATGATTGTATCTATGCTGTGGGAGGCTGGAATGAATCTCAGGATGCACTTGCTACTGTAGAAAGATACTCCTTTGAAGAG GAAAAGTGGGTTGAAGTTGCATCAATGAAGATACCAAGAGCTGGTGTCTGTGTTGTGGC
- the LOC126041716 gene encoding riboflavin-binding protein isoform X1, producing the protein MCVLIFMCGSLLSVFYLVIYLAFLKQSFLLILWLLLEINTINKDFSPYRKKNRTTMLRFVVTLFAVITSSTCQKYGCLEGDTHKLKPSREPNMHECTLYSKSSCCYVAFTEQLAHSPVIKVNNSYWNRCGQLSKSCEDFTKKIECFYRCSPHAAHWIHPNDTAAIRSVPLCQSFCDDWYEACKDDSICVHNWLTDWEWDESGENRCKNKCIPYSEMYANGTDMCQNMWGESFKVSESSCLCLQMNKKDMMAIKYLLSESSEESSSISSSEEHACQKKLLKFEKLRGEEGEQTR; encoded by the exons ttaaaGCAGTCCTTCCTCTTAATTTTATGGCTTCTTCTAGAAATAAACACTATAAATAAAGACTTCTCTCCATACAGAAAAAAGAACCGAACAACAATGCTGAGGTTTGTTGTCACCCTCTTTGCTGTCATAACGTCATCTACCTGCCAAAAGTACGGATGTCTGGAAGGGGACACCCACAAACTGAAGCCAAGTCGTGAGCCAAATATGCATGAATGCACTCTGTACTCTAAAT CTTCCTGTTGCTATGTAGCCTTCACAGAGCAATTGGCTCATTCCCCAGTAATTAAAGTAAACAACAGCTACTGGAACAGATGTGGGCAGCTCAGTAAATC CTGTGAagatttcacaaagaaaattgaGTGCTTTTACCGGTGTTCACCACATGCTGCTCACTGGATCCATCCCAATGACACTGCTGCTATTCGGTCTGTTCCACTGTGTCAAAGCTTTTGTGATGACTG GTATGAAGCCTGCAAAGATGATTCCATATGTGTTCATAACTGGCTGACAGACTGGGAATGGGATGAAAGTGGAGAAAACCGCTGTAAGAATAAATGTATTCCATACAGTGAG ATGTATGCAAATGGGACTGACATGTGCCAGAATATGTGGGGGGAGTCATTTAAGGTGAGCGAatcctcctgcctctgcttgcAAATGAACAAGAAGGACATGATGGCAATCAAGTATCTCCTCTCCGAAAGCTCAGAGGAAAGCTCCAGCATCAGCAGCAGCGAGGAACATGCCTGCCAAAAGAAACTCTTGAAGTTTGAGAAActaaggggagaggaaggggaacaGACAAGATAA
- the LOC126041716 gene encoding riboflavin-binding protein isoform X2 has translation MLRFVVTLFAVITSSTCQKYGCLEGDTHKLKPSREPNMHECTLYSKSSCCYVAFTEQLAHSPVIKVNNSYWNRCGQLSKSCEDFTKKIECFYRCSPHAAHWIHPNDTAAIRSVPLCQSFCDDWYEACKDDSICVHNWLTDWEWDESGENRCKNKCIPYSEMYANGTDMCQNMWGESFKVSESSCLCLQMNKKDMMAIKYLLSESSEESSSISSSEEHACQKKLLKFEKLRGEEGEQTR, from the exons ATGCTGAGGTTTGTTGTCACCCTCTTTGCTGTCATAACGTCATCTACCTGCCAAAAGTACGGATGTCTGGAAGGGGACACCCACAAACTGAAGCCAAGTCGTGAGCCAAATATGCATGAATGCACTCTGTACTCTAAAT CTTCCTGTTGCTATGTAGCCTTCACAGAGCAATTGGCTCATTCCCCAGTAATTAAAGTAAACAACAGCTACTGGAACAGATGTGGGCAGCTCAGTAAATC CTGTGAagatttcacaaagaaaattgaGTGCTTTTACCGGTGTTCACCACATGCTGCTCACTGGATCCATCCCAATGACACTGCTGCTATTCGGTCTGTTCCACTGTGTCAAAGCTTTTGTGATGACTG GTATGAAGCCTGCAAAGATGATTCCATATGTGTTCATAACTGGCTGACAGACTGGGAATGGGATGAAAGTGGAGAAAACCGCTGTAAGAATAAATGTATTCCATACAGTGAG ATGTATGCAAATGGGACTGACATGTGCCAGAATATGTGGGGGGAGTCATTTAAGGTGAGCGAatcctcctgcctctgcttgcAAATGAACAAGAAGGACATGATGGCAATCAAGTATCTCCTCTCCGAAAGCTCAGAGGAAAGCTCCAGCATCAGCAGCAGCGAGGAACATGCCTGCCAAAAGAAACTCTTGAAGTTTGAGAAActaaggggagaggaaggggaacaGACAAGATAA